The Novosphingobium terrae genome has a window encoding:
- the purC gene encoding phosphoribosylaminoimidazolesuccinocarboxamide synthase — protein sequence MSRRRQIYEGKAKILYEGPEPGTIIQYFKDDATAFNAQKKGTINGKGVINNRISEYVFTRLNHIGIPTHFIKRLNMREQLVRQVEIIPIEVVVRNVAAGSISKRLGIPEGEPLPHTLIEYYYKDDALGDPLISEEHIAAFGWASNEEMHDISSMAIRVNDFMSGMFAAINIRLIDFKLEFGRIWDGDYSRVILADEISPDGCRLWDMTTGEKLDKDRFRRDLGGEEEAYQEVARRLGLLENENNGPSEVFDLSVHRKLRGK from the coding sequence ATGTCCCGTCGCCGCCAAATCTACGAAGGCAAGGCCAAGATCCTTTACGAGGGCCCCGAGCCGGGCACGATCATCCAGTATTTCAAGGATGATGCCACCGCCTTCAACGCGCAGAAGAAGGGCACCATCAACGGCAAGGGCGTGATCAACAACCGCATCAGCGAGTATGTGTTCACCCGCCTGAACCACATCGGCATCCCCACGCACTTCATCAAGCGCCTCAACATGCGCGAGCAGCTGGTGCGCCAGGTCGAGATCATCCCCATCGAGGTGGTGGTCCGCAATGTTGCCGCCGGCTCGATCAGCAAGCGTCTGGGCATCCCCGAGGGGGAGCCCCTGCCCCACACGCTGATCGAATATTACTACAAGGACGATGCTCTGGGCGATCCGCTGATCTCCGAAGAGCATATCGCCGCCTTCGGCTGGGCCAGCAATGAGGAGATGCATGACATCTCCAGCATGGCCATCCGCGTGAACGACTTCATGTCGGGCATGTTCGCCGCGATCAACATCCGCCTGATCGACTTCAAGCTTGAGTTCGGCCGCATCTGGGATGGCGACTACAGCCGCGTGATCCTGGCCGACGAAATCAGCCCCGACGGCTGCCGCCTGTGGGACATGACCACCGGCGAAAAGCTGGACAAGGACCGTTTCCGCCGCGATCTGGGCGGCGAGGAAGAGGCCTATCAGGAAGTGGCTCGCCGCCTCGGCCTGCTGGAGAATGAGAACAACGGCCCGTCCGAAGTGTTCGACCTCTCGGTGCATCGCAAGCTGCGGGGCAAATAA